In one Echinicola marina genomic region, the following are encoded:
- a CDS encoding SusC/RagA family TonB-linked outer membrane protein: MRKIYTVLKVTVICLVLLGSQNLVAQAQTVSGTVTDIDSGEPLPFVNVLLKGSTRGTTTDIDGTYTININSKDDVLVFSFIGFEPKEYKVNNQSIIDVQLQGNTKQLDEVVVVGYGTQRKSDLTGSVGSVVRDDFNVGQVTNPEQLITGKVAGVQITPNGGAPGSGGRIRIRGGASLNASNDPLIVIDGVPLDNSKTSGTSNPLNFLNPNDIETFDILKDASATAIYGSRASNGVILITTRKGKEGQPMKVNVSSLVSLSQVTKKVDMLSADQFRDVVAEQAIPSQAALVGDASTNWQDVIYRDAISFDNNVSITGSLNQLPYRVSVGYLDQDGVLKTDNLKRTSASISLNPNLFNDQLHVNFNVKGVITKSRFANRDAIGAAAAFDPTQLIYDAEGLGGYWEWLNENGSPQTLASRNPLGLLMQKDDRGTVKRSIGNLQLIYDLPFLEGLKANLNLAYDISESDGRTLIFPNSAAGYNEGGSNAPYAQSKRNLLADFYLNYQKEFKDSRLNMMVGYSAQDFLTKNPTFARLNYEGDTLAAAGVETRPQYRLISYFARANYSLKDKYLFTATVRADGSSRFSPDNRWGVFPSLAAAWRISEEDFLKTNETLTDLKLRLGYGVTGQQDIGSYFPYLPRYVQSDDASRYSFGDTYYTTLRPEGYDENIKWEETTTINAGLDYEFLDGKLYGTLDYYFKRTDDLLAVIPVPAGTNLTNRLFTNVGSIENQGVEIGVNYNVIKTSSFNWDIGANYTHSKSTIKSLSNVEEDAVGILVGDINGGTGNTIQVHTVGYQPNSFYVYEQVYDNDGAPIEGLYVDQNEDGIINENDLVRNGYPDARQFFGFNSSMQYKNWNFGFVLRGSAGNKAYNNVASSNAAYQGLRFSGYLNNLPTDVLNTNFQNYQLRSDYYVQDASFLRMENISLGYNFGNLFDSKLNLRASATVQNVFVITDYEGVSPEIAPGVDDATGGGIDNNFYPVPRIFSFGLNLGF, encoded by the coding sequence ATGCGAAAGATTTATACCGTCTTAAAGGTGACAGTAATTTGCCTGGTGCTATTGGGTAGCCAAAACCTGGTCGCACAAGCTCAAACGGTGAGCGGTACGGTGACGGATATTGATTCCGGAGAGCCTCTTCCCTTTGTGAATGTATTATTGAAAGGGTCTACAAGAGGGACGACTACAGATATTGATGGTACTTACACCATAAATATTAATTCCAAAGATGATGTATTGGTATTCTCATTTATTGGTTTTGAGCCAAAGGAATACAAAGTAAATAATCAGTCAATAATAGATGTTCAGCTTCAGGGTAATACCAAACAGCTGGATGAAGTGGTGGTGGTAGGTTATGGTACACAGAGAAAATCGGACTTGACGGGGTCGGTAGGATCTGTTGTACGTGACGACTTCAATGTCGGACAAGTAACCAATCCAGAGCAACTGATCACAGGTAAAGTGGCTGGGGTTCAAATAACACCCAATGGAGGTGCTCCCGGATCTGGAGGTAGGATCCGAATCCGAGGAGGAGCTTCATTGAATGCTTCCAATGACCCTTTGATTGTTATTGACGGTGTGCCTTTGGATAATTCCAAAACATCAGGTACTTCCAATCCTCTGAACTTTCTAAACCCTAATGATATTGAAACCTTCGATATCCTAAAGGATGCTTCTGCAACAGCAATCTATGGTTCTAGGGCTTCCAATGGAGTAATCTTAATTACTACCAGAAAAGGAAAAGAAGGCCAGCCAATGAAGGTAAATGTGAGTTCTTTGGTTTCTCTTTCACAGGTAACCAAAAAAGTGGATATGCTCTCAGCTGATCAGTTTAGAGATGTGGTGGCTGAACAGGCCATTCCATCCCAAGCAGCCTTGGTGGGGGATGCAAGTACCAATTGGCAGGACGTAATATATCGAGATGCAATTAGTTTTGATAATAATGTTTCCATAACTGGATCATTGAACCAATTGCCTTATAGGGTGTCTGTTGGTTATTTGGATCAGGACGGGGTCCTAAAGACTGACAACCTAAAAAGAACATCTGCCAGTATCAGTTTGAATCCTAATCTTTTCAATGATCAACTGCACGTAAACTTCAATGTAAAGGGAGTGATTACAAAAAGTCGTTTTGCCAATAGGGATGCCATTGGTGCTGCAGCTGCATTTGACCCAACACAGTTAATTTATGATGCTGAAGGGCTTGGTGGCTATTGGGAATGGTTGAACGAAAATGGATCTCCCCAAACTTTGGCTTCAAGAAACCCGCTGGGACTGTTGATGCAAAAGGATGATAGGGGGACAGTGAAAAGAAGCATAGGAAACCTTCAGTTGATTTATGACCTTCCATTCTTAGAAGGATTAAAAGCCAATCTTAATTTGGCCTATGATATCAGTGAAAGTGATGGGCGTACCCTGATCTTTCCAAATTCAGCAGCTGGTTATAACGAGGGAGGTAGCAATGCCCCTTATGCACAAAGCAAAAGAAACTTGTTGGCTGATTTTTACCTGAATTATCAGAAGGAGTTTAAGGATAGCCGCTTGAATATGATGGTGGGGTATTCAGCCCAGGATTTCTTAACCAAAAACCCAACATTCGCAAGACTGAATTATGAAGGGGATACATTGGCGGCAGCGGGTGTTGAAACGAGACCTCAATACAGATTAATATCCTATTTCGCCAGGGCAAATTATAGCTTAAAAGACAAATACCTCTTTACTGCGACAGTAAGAGCGGATGGTTCATCCAGGTTTAGCCCTGATAACAGATGGGGCGTATTCCCTTCTCTAGCAGCTGCATGGAGAATCAGTGAAGAAGACTTTTTGAAAACCAATGAGACGCTGACTGATTTAAAGTTAAGATTAGGCTATGGGGTGACCGGGCAGCAGGATATAGGGTCTTACTTCCCTTACCTGCCTAGGTATGTCCAAAGTGATGATGCCTCGCGGTACAGTTTTGGGGATACATATTATACCACCCTTAGACCAGAAGGATATGATGAGAATATCAAGTGGGAAGAGACCACGACCATCAATGCTGGTCTAGATTATGAATTCCTAGATGGAAAACTCTATGGTACCTTGGATTATTATTTCAAGAGAACCGATGATTTGTTGGCAGTGATTCCTGTGCCAGCAGGTACCAACCTAACTAACAGGTTGTTCACCAATGTAGGTAGCATTGAAAACCAGGGGGTGGAAATTGGGGTCAATTATAATGTCATAAAGACATCCAGTTTTAACTGGGATATCGGAGCCAATTATACCCATAGTAAAAGCACGATCAAGAGCCTGAGCAATGTGGAAGAAGATGCCGTGGGGATTTTGGTTGGAGATATTAACGGTGGAACGGGAAATACTATCCAGGTTCATACGGTAGGATATCAGCCTAATTCGTTTTATGTGTACGAGCAGGTATATGATAATGACGGTGCTCCAATAGAGGGCTTATACGTAGATCAGAATGAGGATGGAATCATCAATGAAAATGACTTGGTAAGAAATGGATACCCTGATGCTCGCCAGTTTTTCGGGTTCAATTCATCCATGCAATATAAAAACTGGAATTTTGGCTTTGTCCTTAGGGGAAGTGCGGGAAACAAGGCTTATAATAATGTGGCCTCTTCCAATGCAGCCTATCAAGGCTTGAGGTTTTCTGGTTATTTGAATAACCTTCCAACGGATGTTTTGAACACCAATTTCCAAAATTATCAGTTAAGGTCAGATTATTATGTGCAAGATGCTTCATTCTTAAGAATGGAAAATATCAGTCTTGGATACAATTTTGGAAACCTCTTTGATTCCAAGCTCAACTTGCGGGCAAGTGCGACAGTACAAAATGTCTTTGTCATCACAGATTACGAAGGGGTGAGCCCAGAGATTGCTCCAGGAGTAGATGATGCTACTGGAGGAGGGATTGACAATAATTTCTACCCAGTGCCAAGGATCTTCTCATTTGGTCTAAACCTAGGATTTTAA
- a CDS encoding RagB/SusD family nutrient uptake outer membrane protein, with amino-acid sequence MKINWIYKISLVLGLFTVASCTNLDLEPYNEVTSIQVYEDFDNYKNVLAKLYGGLAVSGQQGPSGKPDISGLDEGASTYIRAYWKLQELPTDEAIIAWNDEGLPTLNTMEWTSDNGFIAAMYYRIFYQISLANEYIRETSDEKMASRGIAEADQEEARIFRAEARFLRALSYYHALDMYGNVPFVTEENGVGAYFPEQGNRQLLFDYVESELLEILPMLVDARQNEYARADKAAAWMLLAKLYLNAEVYIDEDHYSDALTYLNEVLNSGYTLEPNYNYLFLADNHLSQELIFSVAFDGMNSTTYGGTTFIVNAAVGGSMDKEEFGVPGGWQGLRTRPEIVALYPSTDGVPDIRGSFHTDGHTLDIENIALFENGYAVKKFKNVTRDGQRGSSPGTEIVDTDFPMFRLGDVYLMYAEAVLRGGSGGSLGQAVAYINELRQRAYGDATGNISSGELTLDFILDERARELKWEAHRRTDLIRFGRFTTDDYVWQWKGGTFEGRAVDSFRDIYPLPTADLTANPNLEQNIGY; translated from the coding sequence ATGAAAATTAATTGGATATATAAAATCAGTTTGGTGTTGGGTTTGTTTACCGTGGCATCATGCACAAACCTGGATCTAGAACCTTATAATGAGGTGACATCTATACAGGTTTATGAGGATTTTGATAATTACAAAAATGTCTTGGCCAAGCTTTATGGAGGTTTGGCAGTGAGTGGTCAGCAAGGGCCTTCTGGAAAACCGGATATCAGTGGTTTGGACGAAGGAGCTTCCACCTATATCAGGGCTTATTGGAAGTTACAGGAGTTGCCAACGGATGAGGCGATTATTGCTTGGAATGATGAAGGCCTTCCTACTTTGAATACCATGGAGTGGACTTCTGATAATGGTTTTATAGCGGCAATGTACTATAGAATATTTTATCAAATTTCTTTGGCTAATGAATATATCAGGGAAACCAGTGATGAAAAGATGGCCAGTAGAGGTATCGCTGAAGCTGATCAGGAAGAAGCCAGAATATTCAGGGCTGAGGCCAGGTTTCTAAGGGCATTGAGTTATTATCATGCATTGGATATGTATGGGAATGTACCTTTTGTGACGGAGGAAAATGGAGTGGGAGCCTATTTCCCAGAGCAGGGCAACAGACAATTGTTGTTTGATTATGTAGAAAGCGAATTACTGGAAATATTACCGATGCTGGTGGATGCAAGGCAAAATGAGTATGCCAGGGCCGATAAGGCGGCTGCATGGATGCTTTTGGCTAAACTTTATCTTAATGCGGAAGTGTATATAGACGAGGACCATTATTCTGATGCATTGACTTATTTGAATGAGGTTTTGAATAGTGGTTATACTTTGGAGCCAAATTATAATTACCTGTTTTTAGCAGATAATCATCTTTCCCAGGAATTGATTTTTTCTGTGGCCTTTGACGGTATGAATTCAACAACTTATGGTGGTACAACATTTATAGTAAATGCAGCTGTAGGAGGTTCTATGGACAAGGAGGAATTTGGGGTGCCAGGTGGGTGGCAGGGCTTGAGAACTAGGCCGGAGATCGTTGCGCTATATCCAAGTACTGATGGAGTTCCAGATATTCGAGGATCATTTCATACTGATGGACATACTTTAGATATTGAAAATATTGCTTTGTTTGAGAATGGTTATGCTGTCAAAAAGTTTAAAAATGTGACTCGTGATGGACAAAGAGGTTCCAGTCCAGGAACAGAAATTGTTGATACAGATTTTCCAATGTTCAGGTTGGGTGATGTTTATTTGATGTATGCAGAAGCTGTTTTGAGAGGTGGAAGTGGAGGAAGTCTAGGACAAGCAGTAGCTTATATTAATGAATTGAGACAGAGAGCTTATGGTGATGCTACTGGAAATATTTCATCTGGGGAATTGACCCTTGATTTTATCCTTGATGAAAGAGCCCGTGAATTAAAATGGGAAGCTCACCGCAGAACTGACTTGATCCGGTTTGGTAGGTTTACCACGGATGACTATGTATGGCAGTGGAAAGGTGGCACATTTGAAGGTAGAGCCGTTGATTCGTTTAGGGATATTTACCCTCTTCCTACTGCAGACTTGACTGCCAATCCAAACCTTGAGCAAAACATCGGATACTAA
- a CDS encoding alpha-amylase family glycosyl hydrolase gives MKDFYLKNALLVLVMACIPVLVWGQVSTEPSFPCADEKVRIVYDASSGVSELEGEDELYIHIGAITESENSNSWSIVPFEWGTGDPNARMSRVDGQDDLWFFELIPNEFFERANDETIFRLGLVFRNADGTKEGKSESNEDFFINLAQGFDISFVQPPGGDVLIKKGDELVVEVATTAKAGISLEIDGAEVVYVNDATSLNYLFSSEESGSFQLSAKAEQNGLVISKSMLVHVLEENNVVPVPTGLKKGINYLSDTKVALVLQAPGKKNVFLIGDFNDWKLSLDYQMNISPDGDLFWLEMEGLEPNKEYAFQYLVDGEIKIADPYADKVADPFHDQEIIDLAKYPGLKPYPAGQEFQASYLQTAQEVYDWKYDDYEKPGPEELVVYELLVRDFDERRSYNAVTERLDYLQSLGVNALELMPVMEFEGNLSWGYNPSFFFAPDKYYGTKDELKRLVDEAHKREMVVIMDMVLNHAFGQSPFVRLYNEGDYGAPTIENPWLNTTATHPFNVGYDFNHESKYTQNLVDSVNHYWMSEYHIDGFRFDLSKGFTQQDAGNDVGKWSQLDESRIEIWNRIYDQIRSHHPDAYVILEHLAENAEEKILADYGMMLWGNMNHTFREIAKGRSISFSSGYYKERGWNKNHLLSYMESHDEERLMWETLNFGERSPLDLRDLGNAVDRNQLLAAFYFGLPGPKMIWQFGEMGYDVELNNDRLGVKQPHWEYLEDEERLRLYYLYKAMIKLKQEHAVFNYPKEVSLDLADDVKVISLGGEELDVVLIGNFDLQEVKQKSVNFPYPGAWYEYISGEEIEVVGDSRILDLEANEFLVFTNKKLPKPEGEIRSLDLITALPEEGEKQDEMKLFPVPASGTLNVKLPGKIGEFRYRIIDMSGKVWFEGTNYRNDKILAFQLKDIRAGLYIFELYDNRQMLRKQFIKK, from the coding sequence ATGAAAGATTTTTACCTTAAAAATGCATTACTGGTTCTGGTAATGGCTTGTATTCCTGTGCTAGTTTGGGGGCAAGTCAGTACCGAGCCAAGTTTTCCGTGTGCAGATGAAAAGGTAAGAATTGTTTATGATGCCAGCTCAGGAGTTTCTGAATTAGAGGGTGAGGACGAGCTGTATATTCATATTGGTGCAATTACAGAAAGCGAGAATTCCAACTCTTGGTCCATCGTGCCTTTTGAGTGGGGAACTGGAGATCCAAATGCTAGGATGAGCAGAGTGGATGGCCAAGATGATCTATGGTTTTTTGAATTGATTCCGAATGAGTTTTTCGAAAGGGCAAATGATGAAACGATTTTCAGGCTCGGGCTGGTGTTCAGAAATGCTGATGGGACCAAGGAGGGAAAGAGTGAAAGCAATGAGGACTTCTTTATTAACCTGGCCCAGGGATTTGATATTTCTTTTGTTCAGCCTCCTGGTGGGGATGTATTAATAAAGAAGGGGGACGAACTGGTTGTTGAAGTTGCTACAACTGCAAAGGCCGGTATTAGCCTTGAAATTGATGGAGCGGAAGTAGTTTATGTGAATGATGCGACTTCATTGAATTATTTGTTTTCCTCGGAAGAGAGCGGAAGTTTTCAGCTGTCAGCAAAAGCAGAGCAAAATGGCTTGGTGATTTCAAAAAGCATGCTTGTGCATGTACTTGAAGAAAATAATGTTGTCCCAGTTCCTACTGGATTGAAAAAGGGGATAAACTACCTTTCTGATACTAAGGTGGCTTTGGTACTTCAGGCTCCTGGGAAGAAAAATGTATTTCTAATTGGTGATTTTAACGATTGGAAGCTTTCGCTGGATTATCAGATGAATATCAGTCCAGATGGGGACTTGTTTTGGCTTGAAATGGAAGGCCTTGAGCCAAACAAGGAATATGCTTTTCAATACTTGGTTGATGGAGAAATAAAAATAGCTGATCCTTACGCGGATAAAGTAGCTGATCCATTTCATGATCAAGAAATCATTGATTTGGCAAAATACCCGGGCTTAAAGCCTTATCCGGCTGGACAAGAGTTTCAGGCTTCTTATTTGCAAACAGCTCAAGAAGTTTATGATTGGAAATATGATGATTATGAAAAACCAGGTCCTGAAGAATTAGTTGTTTACGAGCTGCTGGTTAGGGATTTTGATGAACGCAGGTCATATAATGCGGTTACTGAAAGACTGGATTATCTTCAATCTTTAGGCGTAAATGCCCTTGAGTTAATGCCTGTGATGGAATTTGAAGGGAATCTTTCCTGGGGATATAATCCTTCGTTTTTCTTTGCGCCGGATAAATATTATGGAACGAAAGATGAGTTGAAAAGACTGGTTGATGAAGCGCATAAGCGGGAGATGGTAGTGATAATGGATATGGTCTTGAACCATGCTTTTGGCCAAAGTCCTTTTGTTAGGTTATACAATGAGGGAGACTATGGAGCTCCTACGATTGAGAATCCCTGGCTAAATACTACAGCTACACATCCTTTTAATGTGGGATATGATTTCAATCATGAAAGCAAGTACACCCAAAATCTGGTGGACTCTGTGAACCATTACTGGATGTCGGAATACCATATAGATGGGTTTCGCTTTGATTTGAGCAAGGGGTTCACCCAGCAAGATGCAGGAAATGATGTGGGTAAATGGTCTCAACTTGATGAAAGTAGAATTGAGATATGGAACAGAATATATGATCAAATCAGATCGCACCATCCAGATGCCTATGTGATATTGGAGCATCTTGCCGAAAATGCTGAGGAAAAAATCCTAGCAGATTATGGAATGATGCTGTGGGGAAATATGAATCATACCTTTCGGGAAATAGCCAAAGGTAGATCTATAAGCTTTTCTAGTGGCTACTATAAAGAGAGGGGATGGAATAAAAATCACCTGCTCAGTTATATGGAAAGCCATGATGAGGAGCGGTTAATGTGGGAAACATTGAATTTTGGAGAGCGGTCACCCTTAGACTTGCGTGATTTGGGAAATGCAGTGGATAGAAACCAATTATTGGCTGCTTTTTATTTTGGTCTACCAGGACCTAAAATGATCTGGCAGTTTGGTGAAATGGGCTATGATGTAGAGCTGAACAATGATCGTTTAGGTGTTAAACAGCCTCATTGGGAGTATTTAGAGGATGAGGAGCGGTTGAGATTGTATTATTTGTATAAAGCCATGATAAAATTGAAGCAGGAGCATGCTGTTTTCAATTATCCAAAAGAGGTATCTCTTGATTTAGCTGATGACGTCAAGGTGATTAGCCTTGGAGGAGAGGAATTGGACGTGGTGCTTATAGGGAATTTTGACTTACAGGAAGTGAAGCAGAAAAGTGTTAATTTTCCTTACCCTGGGGCTTGGTATGAGTATATAAGTGGAGAAGAAATAGAGGTAGTGGGAGATTCGCGGATTCTGGATCTAGAAGCCAATGAATTCTTGGTCTTTACCAATAAGAAATTGCCAAAGCCTGAGGGAGAGATCAGGTCTTTGGATTTGATTACAGCCTTGCCCGAAGAAGGGGAAAAGCAGGATGAAATGAAGCTTTTTCCAGTACCGGCAAGCGGGACCTTAAATGTGAAATTGCCTGGGAAAATCGGGGAATTTAGATATAGAATTATAGATATGAGTGGAAAAGTGTGGTTTGAGGGGACAAATTACCGAAATGATAAGATTTTAGCCTTTCAATTAAAGGATATTAGAGCAGGTCTTTATATCTTTGAGCTTTATGACAATCGTCAGATGCTAAGAAAGCAATTTATCAAAAAGTAA
- a CDS encoding alpha-amylase family glycosyl hydrolase: MSKLLKFSICALSLLMAFGCEKQPKNDKEVKNYWPKAGITYEIFIQSFYDTNEDGIGDVNGVIEKLGHVQDLGANAIWFMPIMPSPSYHKYDVTDYKAIHPDYGTMEDFKKLIEEAHQRDIKVVIDMIINHTSDEHPWFLESKKGRDNPYRDYYVWAQADTIQEYLDKKVVTLDSDNIRQWHDPGFGKDYYYGFFTGDMPDLNFDNPKVREEIYDIGRFWLEEVGVDGFRLDAAKHIYPDDRAVDNHAFWNEFRAEMEKIKPDIYLVGEVYDMKEVVAPYLTGLPALFNFDFHYTLLDAFGMEDGMLLAKKQKEIIEFYEGITSDFIDATISSNHDQPRLLNELGKNPDKQKQAIAILMTMPGAPYLYYGEEIGMLGEKPDPNIREPFLWDEASKDIGRTSWMEPLNTTDKTVVPLSKQKDDVNSYYNHYKQVIKLRNTNPALAIGDLKLPSEAYPKPVMAYNRKTEAQDLMVFHNVGKKALEVDLPEAYSNVIYSLKGAKVSGDKVILPSFGSIVLEK; the protein is encoded by the coding sequence ATGAGTAAACTATTAAAATTTTCCATCTGTGCTTTATCTTTATTGATGGCGTTTGGTTGTGAAAAGCAGCCAAAAAATGACAAGGAAGTGAAAAACTATTGGCCCAAGGCAGGGATAACCTACGAGATCTTTATCCAATCTTTTTATGATACCAATGAAGATGGTATCGGGGATGTGAACGGGGTTATTGAAAAACTAGGCCATGTTCAGGACCTGGGCGCCAATGCTATTTGGTTTATGCCTATCATGCCTTCTCCTTCTTACCATAAGTATGATGTGACAGATTATAAGGCCATCCACCCGGATTACGGAACAATGGAAGATTTTAAAAAGCTTATTGAAGAGGCTCATCAAAGAGATATAAAAGTGGTCATCGATATGATTATTAACCATACCAGTGATGAGCACCCTTGGTTTTTGGAATCAAAAAAGGGCAGGGATAACCCTTACCGGGATTATTATGTATGGGCCCAGGCAGATACAATTCAGGAATATCTGGATAAAAAGGTGGTGACCTTGGACAGTGATAATATTCGCCAATGGCATGATCCAGGATTCGGAAAGGATTACTATTATGGTTTTTTTACGGGGGATATGCCAGATTTGAACTTTGATAATCCAAAGGTTAGGGAAGAGATTTACGATATAGGAAGGTTTTGGCTCGAGGAAGTTGGTGTAGATGGCTTTAGGTTGGATGCTGCCAAGCATATCTATCCAGATGATAGGGCAGTGGATAACCATGCTTTTTGGAATGAGTTTAGGGCTGAGATGGAAAAAATAAAGCCGGATATTTATTTGGTAGGAGAGGTTTATGATATGAAGGAGGTCGTAGCTCCTTATTTGACAGGATTGCCAGCACTGTTCAATTTTGATTTTCACTATACGCTTTTGGATGCCTTTGGAATGGAGGACGGTATGTTGTTGGCCAAAAAACAAAAAGAGATTATTGAATTTTATGAGGGAATTACCAGTGATTTTATAGATGCTACTATTTCTTCCAATCATGATCAGCCGAGGCTGTTAAATGAATTGGGTAAAAACCCGGACAAGCAAAAGCAGGCCATCGCTATTTTGATGACCATGCCCGGAGCTCCTTATTTATATTATGGTGAAGAGATCGGGATGTTGGGTGAAAAGCCTGATCCGAATATTCGAGAACCATTTCTTTGGGATGAAGCTTCGAAGGATATCGGGCGAACTAGCTGGATGGAGCCACTTAATACTACTGATAAAACCGTGGTACCCCTGTCTAAGCAAAAGGATGATGTAAACAGTTATTATAATCATTACAAACAGGTTATTAAACTGCGTAATACCAATCCTGCATTGGCCATAGGGGATTTGAAACTTCCTTCTGAAGCATATCCTAAGCCTGTCATGGCATATAATAGAAAAACAGAAGCCCAAGATCTGATGGTGTTTCATAATGTAGGAAAGAAAGCTTTAGAGGTAGATTTACCAGAGGCTTATAGCAATGTTATTTATAGCTTAAAAGGCGCAAAGGTGAGTGGGGATAAAGTGATCTTGCCTTCCTTTGGATCAATAGTGTTGGAAAAATGA
- a CDS encoding SusE domain-containing protein, translated as MKNYYSNIFWLLTIAMIWSCSEDLDPVISSDPQSPVLMSPESGTSLVLTAEEETKEVIFEYQEADYGFSAATRYTVQMDLVGNGFAEPVDVINSTSNRAILTYADLNQKLLSRGLMPDEETTVEMRIKAFLNDNISDEFSETITMSLTPYEVALQYPKMYVPGDYQGWNPANENTILYSVKSDNVYDGFVHLITGNGEFKVNEGPNWDVNYGDDGEDGVLDAGGANLKVDAKGTYMLTVNLNDKTYSIGAPLYWGIIGDATAGGWDSSTPMEFDADENILTLNADLSVGNMKFRANDAWDNNYGDSDGDGVLDAGGSDIAVTEAGNYTITMDFKVPGEVSYTLVKN; from the coding sequence ATGAAAAATTATTATTCTAATATATTTTGGTTGTTGACCATAGCGATGATTTGGTCGTGTAGCGAAGACTTGGATCCGGTTATCAGCAGTGATCCCCAATCTCCAGTATTGATGAGTCCAGAATCTGGCACTTCCTTGGTGCTTACAGCAGAGGAAGAAACGAAGGAAGTAATATTTGAATATCAGGAAGCTGATTATGGATTTTCAGCAGCAACCAGGTATACTGTACAAATGGATCTTGTGGGTAATGGTTTTGCTGAGCCTGTAGATGTAATTAACTCTACCAGCAATAGAGCGATATTGACTTATGCTGATTTAAACCAAAAACTATTGAGCAGGGGTTTGATGCCTGATGAAGAAACGACAGTAGAGATGAGGATAAAGGCATTTCTCAATGACAATATAAGTGATGAGTTTTCTGAGACCATTACCATGTCACTGACTCCTTATGAAGTAGCATTGCAATATCCTAAAATGTATGTTCCTGGAGATTATCAAGGCTGGAATCCTGCCAATGAAAACACCATCCTATATTCAGTAAAGTCGGATAATGTTTATGATGGTTTTGTACACCTAATCACTGGTAACGGGGAATTTAAAGTAAATGAAGGTCCTAACTGGGACGTGAATTATGGGGATGATGGTGAAGACGGTGTGCTTGATGCTGGAGGTGCAAACCTAAAAGTAGATGCCAAGGGAACCTATATGTTGACGGTGAACCTAAACGATAAAACCTATAGTATAGGAGCTCCACTTTATTGGGGTATCATTGGTGATGCTACTGCTGGGGGTTGGGACAGTTCCACTCCAATGGAATTCGATGCTGATGAAAATATTTTGACGCTTAATGCTGATCTAAGTGTGGGAAATATGAAGTTCAGGGCCAATGATGCCTGGGACAATAATTACGGAGACAGTGATGGAGATGGTGTCTTGGATGCTGGTGGTTCTGATATTGCAGTGACAGAGGCAGGGAACTATACGATTACAATGGATTTCAAAGTACCAGGAGAAGTGTCTTATACACTAGTGAAAAATTAA
- the fbaA gene encoding class II fructose-bisphosphate aldolase — MKFKPGIKFGEELKDLLDYAKESEFALPAVNVINTSTANAVLETAKKVNSPVIVQFSNGGAQFFAGKGLANDKQQASIAGAVSGAMHVHKMAEAYGVPVILHTDHAAKKLIPWVDGMLAAGKEYYEAFKKPLFSSHMLDLSEESLEENIETSVKYLAEFKKYEMALEIELGVTGGEEDGVDNTDIDSSKLYTQPEEVAYAYEALKAQSDLFTIAAAFGNVHGVYKPGNVSLQPKILKNSQDYICEKFGLSGKPVSFVFHGGSGSSVEEIREANSYGSIKMNIDTDMQWAFWEGILNYYKENEGYLQSQLGNPEGPDVPNKKKYDPRVWLRKGEESFVKRLEVAFDMLNAVNRN, encoded by the coding sequence ATGAAATTCAAACCAGGGATTAAGTTCGGTGAAGAATTGAAAGATTTGTTGGACTATGCCAAGGAGAGCGAATTTGCTTTACCAGCTGTCAATGTAATCAACACCAGTACTGCCAACGCGGTTTTGGAAACAGCTAAAAAGGTAAATTCACCTGTTATCGTTCAGTTCTCAAACGGTGGTGCACAATTCTTTGCCGGAAAAGGTCTGGCTAATGATAAGCAACAAGCTTCTATTGCAGGTGCCGTTTCAGGTGCTATGCACGTTCATAAAATGGCTGAGGCTTACGGAGTACCGGTAATCCTTCACACTGACCACGCTGCTAAGAAATTGATTCCTTGGGTAGACGGTATGTTGGCTGCAGGTAAAGAGTATTATGAAGCTTTTAAAAAGCCATTGTTCAGCTCTCACATGCTTGATCTTTCTGAAGAAAGCCTTGAGGAAAACATTGAAACATCCGTAAAATACCTAGCTGAATTCAAGAAGTATGAAATGGCTCTTGAGATCGAATTAGGTGTAACAGGAGGTGAAGAAGATGGTGTTGACAATACTGATATTGACAGCTCTAAACTTTACACTCAGCCTGAGGAAGTTGCCTATGCGTACGAAGCTCTTAAAGCTCAAAGTGACTTGTTCACAATCGCTGCTGCCTTTGGTAATGTTCACGGTGTTTACAAGCCAGGTAATGTAAGCTTGCAGCCTAAGATCTTGAAAAACTCTCAGGATTATATCTGTGAGAAATTCGGATTGAGCGGTAAGCCAGTAAGCTTCGTATTCCACGGTGGTTCTGGATCTTCTGTAGAGGAAATCAGAGAAGCCAACAGCTATGGTTCTATCAAAATGAATATCGATACAGATATGCAGTGGGCATTCTGGGAAGGTATTCTTAATTATTACAAAGAGAATGAAGGTTATCTTCAGTCTCAATTGGGTAACCCTGAAGGTCCAGATGTACCTAATAAGAAGAAATATGATCCGAGAGTATGGTTGAGAAAAGGTGAAGAGAGCTTTGTGAAGCGTCTTGAAGTTGCCTTTGACATGCTTAATGCGGTGAATAGAAACTAA